A single window of Flavobacterium aestivum DNA harbors:
- a CDS encoding slipin family protein encodes MTPIQIIAIIAILFIIVGIRIAQEYQRGVVFRLGRFKNIKGPGIYWIIPFIERQQRVDIRTNTVDLEQQETITKDSVTIKVNAVLWFKITNPENAIIKVADYNKAVYQFSVTALRNIIGQHSLDEVLREREQINGTLQKIVDSATEPWGIKIEMVEMKDVEIPEAMQRAMAREAEAIREKRARIVKAEAELEASIKLTQGAKKMEESPIALELRRMQMLAEIGIDNNTTTVILIPSDFTSAAKSFAKLVDEKLD; translated from the coding sequence ATGACTCCCATCCAGATTATCGCAATAATAGCAATACTGTTCATAATAGTTGGAATTCGCATTGCCCAAGAATACCAACGTGGAGTGGTCTTTAGACTTGGTCGCTTCAAAAACATAAAAGGTCCGGGAATTTATTGGATTATTCCTTTTATAGAGAGACAACAACGAGTAGACATTAGAACGAATACTGTAGATCTCGAACAACAAGAAACTATCACAAAAGACAGTGTAACGATCAAAGTAAATGCAGTACTATGGTTTAAAATAACAAATCCAGAGAATGCAATTATTAAAGTAGCAGATTACAACAAAGCAGTTTATCAATTCTCAGTCACCGCTTTAAGAAACATTATCGGACAACATTCTCTAGACGAAGTATTAAGAGAAAGAGAACAGATCAATGGAACTCTTCAAAAAATTGTGGATTCAGCAACTGAACCTTGGGGAATTAAAATTGAAATGGTAGAAATGAAAGATGTCGAAATCCCAGAAGCAATGCAAAGAGCCATGGCTCGTGAAGCTGAAGCCATCAGAGAAAAAAGAGCCCGAATCGTAAAAGCTGAAGCCGAATTAGAAGCCTCCATTAAACTAACTCAAGGGGCAAAAAAAATGGAAGAAAGCCCAATTGCACTCGAATTAAGACGTATGCAAATGTTAGCAGAGATAGGTATTGACAACAACACCACTACGGTGATACTCATACCATCAGACTTCACAAGTGCAGCAAAAAGTTTTGCAAAACTAGTCGATGAAAAATTAGATTAA
- a CDS encoding YDG domain-containing protein gives MKTFLPKAGFLTIVFLIANLFFATASYGQILISDQEDYAPGSTCTLTGTGFLPGETVSMVVRHADETPDSGEDHDSWVVIADENGNFVTTWHVCEDDCLGSTLRATADGLTSGLHAEVVFTDGNLSTVTVGAQSTSLVYGTSSSVTYPIVVTASNTSGNFSVTMSVTGLPTDISSAVFSNPTFTLAPNGTQNLTLTVTTLNTTKVPVSPPTFTVTATGGGGSGSKSGTQIFTINKRALTGSITVSNKIYDNTTIATIATRSLAGLVGADVVSYTGGTAAFTPNENVGTEKIVNATGLSLSGVDAGNYTVNTAASTTANITVRTLTITAAPNTKNYDGTVSSASTPSITSGSIQTGDTSGFTETYDTKNKGVGKTLTPSGIVNDGNSGNNYAYTFVNSSAGVINARTLTVTAAANTKAYDGTTTAAAIPTITTGSLVSGDIGTFSETYDTKNQGSGKTMTPVLVSIVDGSSTDMAGNYSVTLATSANSVINKRPITVTATANTKMYDGTTIAAAVPTITNGTLASGDVGIFNETYTTKNQGVGKTMTPVLVSIVDGSNANMAGNYIVTLATSATGTINMLPITITAVTNTKTYDGTTSAASVPIVTSGVVQTGDVAAFTEVYANKNVGSSKILIPAGIVNDGNSGNNYAYTFVNDVTGVINARALTINGAVTSKIYDGGTGSSTPPAITSGVVQSGDIAAFTQTYDNRNVGSAKTLMPSGVVTDGNSGNNYTYIYFASNNGTITSRALTITGAQSSKVYDATTSSPSLPIVTIGAIQTGDVANFTQVYNNKNVGTAKTLIPSGSVTDGNGGNNYTYTFNNLTTGSNRQITALAITVTAATNTKIYDGNTSAAATPTVTSGAVQSGDVTNFIEVYSNASAGTNKILIPSGSVTDGNNGNNYAYLFVNNTIGVINKANATIVVAPYNVAYNATEHTATVATATGVNGEDFTADIVLTNTKHTDAGAYSSDSWSFAGNTNYNPAGATIEDVIGKIDPTIEVTPYNVAYDATEHTATVTTATGVNGENFAADIVLNNTKHTDAGAYSSDSWSFAGNTNYNPAGATIEDVIGKIDPTIEVTPYNVAYNATEHTATVATATGVNGENFTADIVLTNTKHTDAGTYSSDSWSFAGNTNYNPAGATIEDVIGKIDPTIVVAPYNVAYDATEHTATVTTATGVNGEDFTADIVLTNTKHTDAGTYSSDSWSFAGNTNYNPAGATIEDVIGKIDPTIVVAPYNVAYDAAEHTATVTTATGVNGENFTADIVLNNTKHTDAGTYSSDSWSFAGNTNYNPAGATIEDVIGKIDPTIVVAPYNVAYDATEHTATVTTATGVNGENFTADIVLTNTKHTDAGTYSSDSWSFAGNTNYNPAGATIEDVIGKIAPIIVVAPYNVAYNATEHTATVTTATGVNGENFTADIVLTNTKHTDAGTYSSDFWSFAGNTNYNPAGATIEDVIGKIDPTIVVAPYNVAYNATEHTATVATATGVNGEDFTADIVLTNTKHTDAGTYSSDSWSFAGNTNYNPAGATIEDVIGKIDPTIVVAPYNVAYNATEHTATVTTATGVNGEDFTADIVLTNTKHTDAGTYSSDSWSFAGNTNYNPAGATIEDVIGKIDPTIVVAPYNVAYNATEHTATVTTATGVNGENFMADIVLTNTKHTDAGTYSSDSWSFAGNTNYNPAGATIEDVIGKIDPTIVVAPYNVAYDATEHTATVNTATGVNGENFTADIVLTNTKHTDAGTYSSDSWSFAGNTNYNPAGATIEDVIGKIDPTIVVAPYNVAYDATEHTATVTTATGVNGENFTADIVLTNTKHTDAGTYSSDSWSFAGNTNYNPAGATIEDVIGKIDPTIVVAPYNVAYDAAEHTATVTTATGVNGENFTADIVLTNTKHTDAGTYSSDSWSFAGNTNYNPAGATIEDIIGKIDPTIVVAPYNVAYDATEHTATVTTATGVNGENFTADIVLTNTKHTDAGTYSSDSWSFAGNTNYNPAGATIEDVIGKIDPTIVVTPYNVTYNGLAHTSLGTAKGVLSEALVGLVVSGTTHTNAGTYIADIWTFTDVTGNYNNLNGTLNNFIGKADADVTVTGYTGVYNALPHGATGSVTGVALDPTAAGSTLILGSSFTNAPGGTANWNFVGGTNYLDESGTVAIVIGKANTSVSATGGIFNFDDNAHAVTAYTTGVGGVTITTPFTFSYVGTNCAGAYNSASAPSAPGTYTATATFDGNSNYNSSSSTASITIKSIMTATATGTNNVCNAGNSGTATVIPALGKSPYTYLWSNSALTQSITGLVAGTYNVTVTDANHCIKTSSYTVTEPTALSATITTNNPNLYFGYSGDQTATITVKPKGGQAPYRVEIMMVDPLPVSPSRPIERVGGKLISGYINNTGNESWVNVDATYQTINSSTAQSKSISSNPVSTSFNNILLNGSYSVNVTLLTDARFIATVVDANGCSYTIPYNQSVGVDAEDARCFAGNSGVAKVTLCHQTGNAKNPCTAICVDQSAVQEHLNHGDFLGKCTSNCKVPVSNAKLIQSDKTVVESTELTVNALSNSIGSNEEIAESTEFTVRAFPNPSDNQFTLVLEGGSNEKVEVLVYDMLARRVKRIEKNSGLPIVFGEEFTSGEYLVLVRQGANAKSLNLIKK, from the coding sequence ATGAAAACATTTCTACCTAAAGCTGGATTTTTAACGATTGTTTTTTTAATTGCAAATTTATTTTTTGCAACTGCCTCTTATGGGCAAATTCTTATTTCAGATCAAGAGGATTATGCACCGGGATCAACTTGTACATTAACCGGTACTGGTTTCTTGCCAGGAGAAACGGTTTCAATGGTAGTTAGACATGCGGATGAAACACCGGATAGTGGCGAAGACCATGATTCTTGGGTAGTTATCGCAGATGAGAATGGTAATTTTGTCACGACTTGGCATGTTTGCGAGGATGATTGCTTGGGTTCTACTTTGAGAGCTACTGCTGATGGACTAACAAGTGGTTTACATGCGGAGGTAGTGTTTACGGATGGAAATTTAAGTACAGTAACAGTTGGTGCTCAAAGCACTAGTCTTGTATATGGTACCAGTAGTTCCGTTACATATCCCATTGTAGTTACTGCATCTAATACTAGTGGTAATTTTTCCGTAACGATGAGTGTAACAGGTTTACCAACTGATATAAGTAGTGCCGTTTTCAGCAATCCCACTTTTACCCTTGCTCCAAATGGAACTCAGAATTTGACACTTACGGTGACTACTCTAAATACGACTAAAGTTCCGGTATCTCCTCCTACTTTTACCGTAACGGCTACTGGAGGTGGAGGTTCTGGAAGCAAATCAGGTACACAAATATTTACTATTAACAAACGGGCACTTACAGGATCAATTACAGTAAGTAACAAGATATATGATAACACGACTATTGCCACTATTGCCACGCGAAGTTTGGCAGGCCTTGTTGGAGCAGATGTAGTTTCATACACCGGTGGTACAGCTGCATTTACTCCTAATGAAAATGTAGGAACAGAAAAAATTGTGAATGCAACTGGACTTAGTTTATCGGGTGTAGATGCAGGTAACTATACAGTAAATACTGCTGCCTCAACAACAGCAAATATTACTGTTCGCACATTAACCATAACAGCAGCTCCGAATACAAAAAACTATGATGGAACTGTAAGTTCGGCATCAACTCCTTCAATTACATCAGGTAGTATACAAACTGGAGATACATCGGGTTTCACAGAGACTTACGATACGAAAAATAAAGGTGTAGGCAAAACATTAACTCCGTCTGGAATTGTAAATGATGGCAATAGTGGTAACAACTATGCTTATACTTTTGTAAATAGTTCAGCTGGAGTAATTAATGCACGGACATTGACGGTAACCGCTGCTGCCAATACAAAAGCGTATGACGGAACTACAACAGCAGCTGCAATACCAACTATTACAACTGGGTCGTTGGTAAGTGGAGATATAGGGACATTTAGCGAAACTTATGATACTAAAAATCAGGGTAGCGGCAAAACTATGACACCTGTATTAGTTTCTATTGTTGATGGTAGCAGTACGGATATGGCAGGAAATTACTCTGTTACACTTGCCACAAGTGCCAACAGTGTAATCAATAAAAGACCAATAACAGTTACAGCAACAGCTAATACAAAAATGTATGATGGAACTACAATTGCCGCTGCAGTACCTACAATTACAAACGGAACATTAGCAAGTGGAGATGTGGGGATATTTAATGAAACTTATACTACAAAGAATCAAGGTGTAGGCAAAACTATGACGCCAGTATTAGTTTCTATTGTTGATGGAAGTAATGCAAATATGGCAGGAAACTATATTGTGACATTGGCTACAAGTGCTACTGGAACGATCAATATGTTGCCAATAACGATTACAGCAGTAACAAATACAAAAACGTATGACGGAACAACTAGTGCTGCATCTGTGCCTATAGTTACTTCAGGTGTCGTGCAAACAGGTGATGTTGCAGCTTTTACAGAAGTTTATGCCAACAAAAATGTAGGTTCAAGTAAGATATTAATTCCAGCGGGGATTGTTAATGACGGAAATAGTGGCAATAATTATGCTTATACATTTGTGAATGATGTAACTGGTGTTATTAATGCTAGAGCATTAACGATTAATGGTGCAGTAACCAGTAAAATCTATGATGGCGGAACTGGTTCGTCAACTCCGCCAGCAATCACATCGGGTGTTGTTCAATCAGGGGATATTGCTGCATTTACCCAAACATATGATAACAGGAATGTTGGTAGCGCTAAGACTTTAATGCCATCAGGAGTCGTAACGGATGGCAACAGTGGTAATAATTATACATACATATATTTTGCAAGCAATAATGGAACAATTACTAGTCGTGCATTGACAATTACGGGAGCACAAAGCTCAAAAGTTTATGATGCAACAACAAGCTCGCCATCCCTGCCAATAGTTACTATAGGTGCTATTCAGACGGGAGACGTAGCTAACTTTACTCAAGTATATAATAATAAAAATGTGGGAACAGCTAAGACTTTAATTCCATCCGGTTCTGTAACTGATGGAAACGGAGGGAATAATTATACTTACACTTTTAATAATCTTACTACTGGTTCTAATCGCCAAATTACTGCTCTAGCTATAACAGTTACTGCAGCTACAAATACGAAAATATATGATGGGAATACAAGTGCAGCAGCAACACCAACAGTTACATCCGGAGCGGTACAAAGTGGTGATGTGACCAATTTCATAGAAGTATACAGTAATGCAAGTGCTGGTACGAATAAAATACTAATACCATCCGGTTCTGTAACGGACGGCAATAATGGTAATAATTATGCTTATTTGTTTGTAAATAATACAATTGGAGTAATCAATAAAGCAAATGCAACAATAGTAGTTGCACCTTACAACGTGGCTTACAATGCCACCGAACATACCGCAACGGTAGCCACCGCAACAGGAGTGAACGGTGAGGATTTTACGGCAGACATTGTTTTGACCAACACCAAACACACCGATGCCGGAGCATATTCGTCAGATTCCTGGTCATTTGCCGGAAACACAAACTACAATCCGGCAGGAGCAACCATCGAGGATGTTATTGGTAAAATCGACCCAACAATTGAGGTTACGCCTTACAACGTGGCTTATGATGCCACCGAACACACCGCAACAGTAACCACCGCAACGGGAGTGAACGGCGAGAATTTTGCGGCAGACATTGTTTTGAACAACACCAAACACACTGATGCCGGAGCATATTCGTCAGATTCCTGGTCATTTGCCGGAAACACAAACTACAATCCGGCAGGAGCAACCATCGAGGATGTTATTGGTAAAATCGACCCAACAATTGAGGTTACGCCTTACAACGTGGCTTACAATGCTACCGAACATACCGCAACGGTAGCCACCGCAACGGGAGTGAACGGCGAGAACTTTACGGCAGACATTGTTTTGACCAACACCAAACACACCGATGCCGGAACGTATTCGTCAGATTCCTGGTCATTTGCCGGAAACACAAACTACAATCCGGCAGGGGCAACCATCGAGGATGTTATTGGTAAAATCGATCCTACAATAGTAGTTGCACCTTACAACGTGGCTTATGATGCCACCGAACATACCGCAACGGTAACCACCGCAACGGGAGTGAACGGAGAGGATTTTACGGCAGACATTGTTTTGACGAACACCAAACACACCGATGCCGGAACATATTCGTCAGATTCCTGGTCATTTGCCGGAAACACAAACTACAATCCGGCAGGAGCAACCATCGAGGATGTTATTGGTAAAATCGATCCAACGATTGTGGTTGCACCTTACAATGTGGCTTATGATGCCGCTGAACATACCGCAACGGTAACCACCGCAACGGGAGTGAACGGCGAGAATTTTACGGCCGACATTGTTTTGAACAACACCAAACACACCGATGCCGGAACATATTCGTCAGATTCCTGGTCATTTGCCGGAAACACAAACTACAATCCGGCAGGGGCAACCATCGAGGATGTTATTGGTAAAATCGACCCAACAATAGTAGTTGCACCTTACAACGTGGCCTATGATGCCACCGAACATACCGCAACGGTAACCACCGCAACGGGAGTGAACGGCGAGAATTTTACGGCTGACATTGTTTTGACGAACACCAAACACACCGATGCCGGAACATATTCGTCAGATTCCTGGTCATTTGCCGGAAACACAAACTACAATCCGGCAGGAGCAACCATCGAGGATGTTATTGGTAAAATCGCCCCAATAATAGTAGTTGCACCTTACAACGTGGCTTACAATGCTACCGAACATACCGCAACGGTAACCACCGCAACGGGAGTGAACGGAGAGAACTTTACGGCAGACATTGTTTTGACGAACACCAAACACACCGATGCCGGAACATATTCGTCAGATTTCTGGTCATTTGCCGGAAACACAAACTACAATCCGGCAGGGGCAACCATCGAGGATGTTATTGGTAAAATCGACCCAACAATAGTAGTTGCACCTTACAACGTGGCTTACAATGCCACCGAACACACCGCAACGGTAGCCACCGCAACAGGAGTGAACGGTGAGGATTTTACGGCAGACATTGTTTTGACCAACACCAAACACACCGATGCCGGAACGTATTCGTCAGATTCCTGGTCATTTGCCGGAAACACAAACTACAATCCGGCAGGAGCAACCATCGAGGATGTTATTGGTAAAATCGATCCTACAATAGTAGTTGCACCTTACAACGTGGCTTACAATGCCACCGAACATACCGCAACGGTAACCACCGCAACTGGAGTGAACGGTGAGGATTTTACGGCTGATATTGTCTTGACGAACACCAAACACACTGATGCCGGAACATATTCGTCAGATTCCTGGTCATTTGCCGGAAACACAAACTACAATCCGGCAGGAGCAACCATCGAGGATGTTATTGGTAAAATCGATCCTACAATAGTAGTTGCACCTTATAACGTGGCTTACAATGCCACCGAACATACCGCAACGGTAACCACCGCAACGGGAGTGAACGGAGAGAACTTTATGGCAGACATTGTCTTGACGAACACCAAACACACCGATGCCGGAACATATTCGTCAGATTCCTGGTCATTTGCCGGAAACACAAACTACAATCCGGCTGGGGCAACCATCGAGGATGTTATTGGTAAAATCGACCCAACAATAGTAGTTGCACCTTACAACGTGGCTTACGATGCCACGGAACATACCGCAACGGTAAACACCGCAACGGGAGTGAACGGCGAGAATTTTACGGCTGATATTGTTTTGACCAACACCAAACACACCGATGCCGGAACATATTCGTCAGATTCCTGGTCATTTGCCGGAAACACAAACTACAATCCGGCAGGAGCAACCATCGAGGATGTTATTGGTAAAATCGACCCAACAATAGTAGTTGCACCTTACAACGTGGCTTACGATGCCACGGAACATACCGCAACGGTAACCACCGCAACGGGAGTGAACGGCGAGAATTTTACGGCAGACATTGTTTTGACCAACACCAAACACACCGATGCCGGAACATATTCGTCAGATTCCTGGTCATTTGCCGGAAACACAAACTACAATCCGGCAGGAGCAACCATCGAGGATGTTATTGGTAAAATCGATCCAACGATTGTGGTTGCACCTTACAATGTGGCTTATGATGCCGCTGAACATACCGCAACGGTAACCACCGCAACTGGAGTGAACGGCGAGAACTTTACGGCTGATATTGTTTTGACCAACACCAAACACACCGATGCCGGAACATATTCGTCAGATTCCTGGTCATTTGCCGGAAACACAAACTACAATCCGGCAGGGGCAACCATCGAGGACATTATTGGTAAAATCGACCCAACAATAGTAGTTGCGCCTTACAACGTGGCTTATGATGCCACGGAACATACCGCAACGGTAACCACCGCAACGGGAGTGAACGGCGAGAACTTTACGGCTGATATTGTTTTGACCAACACCAAACACACCGATGCCGGAACATATTCGTCAGATTCCTGGTCATTTGCCGGAAACACAAACTACAATCCGGCAGGAGCAACCATTGAGGATGTTATTGGTAAAATCGATCCAACGATTGTGGTTACGCCTTATAATGTTACCTATAACGGACTTGCACATACCTCCCTTGGAACTGCAAAAGGGGTTTTATCCGAAGCTTTAGTAGGATTGGTGGTAAGCGGTACAACACATACTAATGCAGGAACTTATATAGCTGATATATGGACGTTTACAGATGTTACTGGAAACTATAATAATCTAAATGGAACGCTAAATAATTTCATAGGTAAAGCCGATGCTGATGTAACCGTAACGGGTTATACAGGTGTATATAATGCATTGCCACATGGAGCAACAGGCTCTGTTACGGGAGTTGCTCTTGATCCTACAGCGGCTGGTAGCACATTAATTTTAGGTTCTAGCTTTACGAATGCTCCAGGAGGTACTGCAAATTGGAATTTTGTAGGAGGTACAAATTATCTTGATGAATCAGGAACAGTTGCAATAGTGATTGGCAAAGCCAATACTAGCGTAAGTGCAACAGGAGGAATATTTAATTTTGATGATAATGCCCATGCAGTGACAGCTTATACGACTGGTGTTGGAGGAGTTACTATTACGACTCCGTTTACTTTTAGTTATGTTGGAACAAATTGTGCTGGCGCTTATAATTCTGCTTCTGCACCCTCTGCACCTGGGACATATACAGCAACAGCAACATTTGATGGTAATTCCAATTATAATAGCTCTTCATCAACTGCAAGTATTACTATTAAATCAATAATGACTGCAACTGCTACAGGTACTAACAACGTTTGTAATGCTGGTAATTCAGGTACAGCAACAGTTATACCTGCTCTTGGTAAAAGTCCATATACTTATTTGTGGAGTAATAGTGCTTTAACACAAAGTATAACCGGTTTAGTAGCGGGCACTTATAATGTTACAGTAACGGATGCTAATCATTGTATAAAAACGAGTTCCTATACTGTTACAGAACCAACAGCTTTGTCTGCAACTATTACAACCAATAACCCTAATCTTTATTTTGGTTATTCAGGTGATCAGACAGCAACTATCACAGTAAAACCAAAAGGTGGACAAGCGCCTTACCGAGTAGAAATAATGATGGTAGATCCTTTACCTGTTTCACCATCTCGTCCAATTGAACGTGTGGGAGGCAAACTTATCAGTGGCTATATTAATAACACTGGTAATGAATCTTGGGTAAATGTAGATGCAACATACCAAACTATTAATTCGAGTACGGCACAGTCAAAATCTATTTCAAGTAATCCGGTAAGTACAAGTTTTAATAATATTCTTTTAAATGGAAGTTATTCCGTAAATGTTACTTTGCTTACAGATGCACGATTTATTGCTACGGTAGTTGATGCCAATGGATGTTCTTATACTATACCATACAATCAGTCAGTTGGGGTTGATGCTGAAGATGCACGTTGCTTTGCTGGAAATAGTGGTGTTGCAAAAGTTACGCTTTGTCATCAAACGGGAAATGCTAAGAATCCGTGTACGGCTATTTGCGTAGATCAGTCAGCGGTGCAAGAGCATCTTAATCATGGTGACTTTTTGGGTAAATGTACCAGCAACTGTAAAGTTCCGGTATCAAATGCAAAATTAATTCAATCAGATAAAACAGTTGTAGAATCTACTGAATTGACCGTAAATGCTTTGTCTAATTCAATCGGCAGTAATGAAGAAATTGCAGAGTCTACCGAATTTACAGTAAGAGCTTTTCCTAATCCGAGCGATAATCAGTTTACTTTAGTATTGGAAGGTGGAAGTAATGAAAAAGTCGAAGTTTTGGTGTATGACATGCTTGCCCGTAGAGTAAAACGTATCGAAAAAAATAGTGGTTTACCGATTGTTTTTGGAGAGGAATTCACTTCTGGTGAGTATTTAGTCTTGGTTAGACAAGGAGCTAATGCAAAATCACTCAACTTGATAAAAAAATAA
- a CDS encoding FAD-binding oxidoreductase produces MDNTHIVKILKAFYITHDVKCFIVEKPSGYDFIPGQATDVSINLPEWQDKLRPFTFTNLREQNYLEFMIKIYNDHEGVTNKLGSTNAGAELILHDVFGAIQYKGPGTFIAGGAGITPFISIFRDLYKKQLIAYNRLIYSNKTTEDVIMAEELQKMLKKNFLKLYTRENVMGYIEKRIDRNFLIENIADFSQNFYVCGPADFVKSISKNLLDLGATANTVIFEK; encoded by the coding sequence ATGGACAACACTCACATTGTAAAAATATTGAAAGCATTTTATATCACCCATGATGTAAAATGTTTTATTGTTGAAAAACCTTCTGGATACGATTTCATTCCAGGACAAGCTACCGATGTCTCCATAAATCTACCTGAATGGCAAGATAAATTACGTCCTTTTACCTTTACCAATTTAAGAGAACAAAATTATCTTGAATTCATGATTAAGATATACAACGACCATGAAGGTGTGACCAATAAACTAGGCAGCACCAATGCTGGAGCTGAATTGATTCTGCATGATGTTTTCGGAGCTATTCAATACAAAGGGCCAGGTACTTTCATTGCCGGTGGTGCTGGTATTACACCATTTATTTCTATCTTCAGAGATTTATACAAGAAGCAACTCATCGCCTACAACAGACTTATTTACAGTAACAAAACCACCGAAGATGTGATTATGGCCGAGGAATTACAAAAAATGCTAAAGAAAAATTTTTTGAAATTATACACCCGCGAAAACGTTATGGGATATATCGAAAAAAGAATTGATCGCAATTTCCTAATCGAAAACATAGCCGATTTTAGCCAAAACTTTTATGTCTGCGGTCCCGCAGATTTTGTAAAAAGCATCTCTAAAAACTTATTGGATCTAGGCGCGACTGCAAATACGGTAATTTTCGAAAAATAA
- the tssD gene encoding type VI secretion system tube protein TssD codes for MTNAKLYFLGEERELLWTSMSYDKFTCGKGSPRSDMEGGMITLVFTTQENDDVFMHNMTKEVELETDRMEDGEIHFWDKGINEAVTRKYKFKDTYIVGFSEIFSTYHTGNMQTHLTISPAIQDYGAKLVKHWNKSWIPPSEPAPYQPQKEEEKEKVEIDDIYLDKSDATVLYNYGKVTGDIRIIDRYDWEDANAIGDDTEKVNKLKSDSRVVLVNDIQIQEKIQEIHALTNKVEEQIFIVLNRDTANVEAVFGPEGVDGLTEIDAEYKGIGKDDNGKTIYSKSPTIKADGKRYPLLGQVHTHNLMKSEPTNPNQVFGSTDTKENGFGTSSIDQATAMSLGIEIYSLDSWNFYSKTAEVIINRVDPTGKETKGIGKSIGKGQGKKIVNVGLECLNLKVGRK; via the coding sequence ATGACAAACGCAAAATTATATTTTTTAGGAGAAGAACGAGAGTTGCTCTGGACAAGTATGAGTTATGATAAATTTACTTGCGGGAAAGGCTCACCAAGATCAGACATGGAAGGCGGCATGATAACATTGGTATTTACTACACAAGAAAATGATGATGTTTTTATGCATAATATGACCAAAGAAGTGGAGCTGGAAACAGACAGAATGGAAGATGGAGAAATACATTTTTGGGATAAAGGTATTAATGAAGCTGTAACCAGAAAATACAAATTTAAGGACACTTATATAGTCGGGTTTTCGGAAATATTCTCTACCTATCATACCGGTAATATGCAAACTCATCTTACCATTTCTCCAGCCATTCAGGACTATGGAGCAAAACTAGTTAAACATTGGAATAAATCCTGGATCCCACCAAGTGAACCAGCACCATACCAACCTCAAAAAGAAGAGGAGAAAGAAAAAGTTGAAATAGATGATATCTATTTAGATAAATCTGACGCAACCGTATTATATAATTATGGAAAAGTAACTGGAGATATTAGGATAATAGATAGATACGACTGGGAGGATGCGAATGCGATTGGAGATGACACTGAAAAAGTAAATAAACTAAAAAGTGATAGCAGAGTTGTACTTGTAAATGACATACAAATTCAAGAAAAAATTCAAGAAATTCACGCTTTAACGAATAAAGTTGAAGAACAAATATTTATTGTTCTAAATAGAGATACTGCAAATGTTGAAGCTGTATTTGGACCAGAAGGGGTTGATGGTCTAACAGAAATTGATGCAGAATATAAAGGTATTGGTAAAGACGATAATGGAAAAACAATTTATAGTAAATCACCAACAATTAAGGCAGATGGAAAAAGATATCCACTTTTGGGTCAAGTTCATACGCATAATTTAATGAAATCCGAACCTACAAATCCAAATCAAGTATTCGGGTCTACAGATACAAAAGAAAATGGCTTCGGTACATCTTCTATAGATCAAGCAACTGCAATGTCATTAGGTATAGAAATTTACTCTTTAGATAGTTGGAATTTTTATAGCAAAACAGCTGAAGTTATTATAAATAGAGTTGATCCAACAGGCAAAGAAACAAAAGGTATTGGAAAAAGTATAGGGAAAGGTCAGGGTAAAAAAATAGTTAATGTTGGTTTAGAATGTTTAAATCTAAAAGTTGGTCGAAAATGA